A single Nicotiana tabacum cultivar K326 chromosome 5, ASM71507v2, whole genome shotgun sequence DNA region contains:
- the LOC107761609 gene encoding UDP-glycosyltransferase 73C2-like — MATQVHKLHFILFPLMAPGHMIPMIDIAKLLANRGAITTIITTPVNANRFNATITRAIKSGLKIRIVTLKFPSVEVGLPEGCENIDMLPSLDLASKFFAAISMLKQQVENLLEGINPKPSCVISDMGFPWTTQIAQNFNIPRIVFHGTCCFSLLCSYKILSSNILENITSDSEYFVVPDLPDRVELTKAQVSGSTKNTSSVNSSVLKEVTEQIRSAEELSYGVIVNSFEELELVYEKEYRKARGKKVWCVGPVSLCNKENEDLVTRGNKTGISNQDCLKWLDGFETESVVYVSLGSLSRLTLLQMVELGLGLEESNRPFVWVLGGGDKLNDLEKWILENGFEERIKERGVLIRGWAPQVLILSHPAIGGVLTHCGWNSTLEGISTGLPMVTWPLFAEQFCNEKLVVQVLKIGVSLGVKVPVKWGDEENVGVLVKKDDVKKALDKLMDEGEEGQVRRTKAKELGELAKKAFGEGGSSYVNLTSLIEDIIEQQNHKDK; from the exons ATGGCAACTCAAGTGCACAAACTTCATTTCATACTATTCCCTTTAATGGCTCCAGGCCACATGATTCCTATGATAGACATAGCTAAACTTCTAGCAAATCGCGGCGCCATCACCACCATCATCACCACTCCAGTAAACGCCAATCGTTTCAATGCAACAATTACTCGTGCCATAAAATCCGGTCTAAAAATCCGAATTGTCACACTCAAATTTCCAAGTGTAGAAGTAGGATTACCAGAAGGTTGCGAAAATATTGACATGCTTCCTTCTCTTGACTTAGCTTCAAAATTTTTTGCTGCAATTAGTATGCTGAAACAACAAGTTGAAAATCTCTTAGAAGGAataaatccaaaaccaagttgtGTTATTTCAGATATGGGATTTCCTTGGACTACTCAAATTGCACAAAATTTCAATATCCCAAGAATTGTTTTTCATGGTACTTGTTGTTTCTCACTTTTATGTTCCTACAAAATACTTTCCTCCAACATTCTTGAAAATATAACCTCAGATTCTGAGTATTTTGTTGTTCCTGATTTACCTGATAGAGTTGAATTAACTAAAGCTCAGGTTTCCGGATCGACGAAAAATACTAGTTCTGTTAATTCTTCTGTATTGAAAGAAGTTACTGAACAAATCAGATCAGCTGAGGAATTATCATATGGTGTAATTGTTAATAGTTTTGAGGAGTTGGAGTTAGTGTATGAGAAAGAATATAGGAAAGCTAGAGGGAAAAAAGTATGGTGTGTTGGTCCTGTTTCTTTATGTAATAAGGAAAATGAAGATTTGGTTACAAGGGGTAATAAAACTGGAATTAGTAATCAAGATTGCCTTAAATGGTTAGATGGTTTTGAAACAGAATCTGTGGTTTATGTAAGTCTTGGAAGTTTATCTCGTTTGACATTATTGCAAATGGTGGAACTTGGTCTTGGTTTAGAAGAGTCAAATAGGCCTTTTGTGTGGGTATTAGGAGGAGGTGATAAATTAAATGATTTAGAGAAATGGATTCTTGAGAATGGATTTGAGGAAAGAATCAAAGAAAGGGGAGTTTTGATTAGAGGATGGGCTCCTCAAGTATTGATACTTTCACACCCTGCAATTGGCGGAGTATTGACTCATTGCGGATGGAATTCTACGTTGGAAG GTATTTCAACGGGACTACCAATGGTAACATGGCCACTATTTGCTGAGCAATTTTGCAATGAGAAGTTAGTAGTCCAAGTGCTAAAAATTGGAGTGAGCCTAGGTGTGAAGGTGCCTGTCAAGTGGGGAGATGAGGAAAATGTTGGAGTTTTGGTAAAAAAGGATGATGTTAAGAAAGCATTAGACAAACTTATGGATGAAGGAGAAGAAGGACAAGTTAGAAGAACAAAAGCAAAAGAGTTAGGAGAATTGGCTAAGAAGGCATTTGGAGAAGGTGGTTCTTCTTATGTTAACTTGACATCTCTGATTGAAGACATCATTGAGCAACAAAATCACAAGGACAAATAG